From a region of the Dickeya poaceiphila genome:
- a CDS encoding iron-containing redox enzyme family protein, with protein sequence MSFYQQLQSATSTSQQLLMSAPVINACRQGTITGDMYIAFLIQIYHHVSYSVPLLMAASGRVPQHQEWVRQAIVRYIDAEYGYKASLLDTIRACGVETDTWRQRASAQWIELMAAYFYDQIQRGNPMSIFGLMHVLESIHMHIAPNIAGQAAIEQPSDATRQPHSPDHSDQTLPPCCAELMDNINDVADQAAIIHAAHVVYRLYGDMLHSFTEH encoded by the coding sequence ATGAGTTTTTATCAGCAACTACAATCAGCAACGTCAACATCGCAACAACTGTTGATGTCGGCTCCGGTGATTAACGCCTGCCGTCAGGGGACAATTACAGGGGACATGTACATCGCCTTCCTGATACAGATTTACCATCACGTTAGTTATAGCGTGCCGCTATTAATGGCTGCGAGCGGGCGCGTGCCCCAGCATCAGGAGTGGGTACGTCAGGCAATTGTGCGGTACATTGACGCCGAGTACGGCTATAAGGCATCGCTCCTCGACACCATTCGCGCCTGTGGCGTTGAAACGGATACCTGGCGTCAGCGCGCGTCCGCTCAGTGGATAGAGTTAATGGCAGCCTATTTTTACGACCAGATCCAACGCGGCAATCCGATGAGTATTTTCGGCCTGATGCATGTATTAGAGAGCATTCATATGCATATCGCTCCCAACATCGCCGGGCAAGCTGCAATCGAACAGCCATCCGACGCCACGCGCCAGCCGCATTCACCAGATCACTCAGATCAGACTCTGCCCCCTTGCTGCGCGGAACTGATGGATAACATCAACGATGTAGCCGATCAGGCTGCCATTATTCACGCCGCTCACGTGGTGTATCGGCTGTACGGCGATATGCTGCACAGCTTCACGGAGCACTAA
- a CDS encoding histidine-type phosphatase, with the protein MLLTRKRVAGLLLSTLPWAGAQAETVPTSWALEKVVEVSRHGVRPPTEGNVRTIQAGTSRNWPTWLTNYGELTGHGYAAAVLKGQYEGRYLRQHTLLQQRCPKPGDVFVWASPLQRTRETAMALMDGVFPGCGVAIHGPESEESDPLFHAETAGVSIDQERVKADLQKAMQGKNAAQIQAEWQPSIDRLKRAVCLPDKSCPAFSTTWEVKESKRGTISLHGPKALANIVETIVLAYSNNNPLSQVAFGNVRTAAEVAELMPLLTASYDFTNDLPYVARRGSSVLMNQIALALNPKHQADDPPDAKWLLYVAHDTNIARLRAMMGFTWQMGDYPRGNIPPAGSLVFERWRNLRSDQRFIRIYFQAQSLDQIRGLTVLDNENPPLRSEFSMEGCQKTEVGTLCPYDAVMARLNGSVDRTALLRVRYTM; encoded by the coding sequence ATGTTATTGACACGCAAGCGCGTTGCCGGGTTGCTGTTATCGACCCTACCCTGGGCAGGGGCACAGGCGGAAACCGTCCCGACAAGCTGGGCGCTGGAAAAAGTGGTGGAGGTCAGCCGCCATGGTGTGCGACCACCGACTGAAGGCAATGTCAGAACAATTCAGGCAGGTACCAGTCGCAACTGGCCGACCTGGCTGACAAATTACGGTGAACTGACTGGTCACGGTTATGCGGCGGCAGTATTAAAAGGACAGTATGAAGGGCGCTATCTACGCCAGCACACGCTACTTCAACAACGCTGCCCAAAGCCCGGCGATGTGTTCGTCTGGGCCAGCCCGCTGCAACGCACACGGGAAACCGCTATGGCGTTGATGGATGGTGTCTTCCCCGGCTGTGGCGTTGCCATTCACGGCCCGGAAAGCGAAGAGAGTGATCCGCTGTTCCATGCCGAAACGGCTGGCGTATCGATTGATCAGGAGCGGGTAAAAGCCGACCTGCAAAAAGCGATGCAGGGCAAAAATGCCGCGCAGATCCAGGCGGAATGGCAGCCGTCGATTGACCGCCTGAAACGCGCGGTCTGCCTGCCAGATAAATCCTGCCCGGCATTCAGCACAACCTGGGAAGTGAAGGAAAGCAAAAGAGGGACCATCTCGCTGCACGGTCCCAAGGCACTAGCCAACATCGTGGAAACCATCGTGCTGGCCTACAGCAACAATAATCCGCTCAGTCAGGTGGCATTCGGTAACGTCAGAACCGCCGCTGAGGTCGCCGAACTGATGCCGCTGCTAACCGCTAGCTATGACTTCACTAACGACTTACCCTACGTAGCTCGTCGCGGCAGTTCGGTGTTGATGAACCAGATAGCGCTGGCGCTCAACCCGAAGCATCAGGCAGATGACCCGCCCGATGCCAAATGGCTGTTATACGTAGCCCACGATACCAATATCGCCAGACTACGCGCCATGATGGGCTTCACCTGGCAGATGGGAGATTACCCGCGCGGTAATATTCCACCGGCTGGTAGTCTGGTTTTCGAACGCTGGCGCAACCTGCGGTCTGATCAACGCTTCATACGCATCTACTTTCAGGCGCAATCACTGGATCAGATTCGCGGGCTGACCGTGCTGGATAATGAAAATCCGCCGCTGCGCAGTGAATTTTCAATGGAAGGCTGTCAGAAAACCGAGGTCGGCACCCTGTGCCCATACGATGCCGTCATGGCGCGTCTTAACGGGTCGGTAGATCGCACCGCGTTGTTGCGGGTGCGCTACACGATGTAA
- a CDS encoding GNAT family N-acetyltransferase has translation MLIDFTPADYPRLIRWIESDELNLLWGGPTYSFPLTTAQITNHLANPQFVPYLFKHQRNIVGFIELYQVEPHHSRLCRVFIDPAFRGVGLAQAMLKAAIQRAAQQFGAHTISLSVFSHNHSAMRCYQSLGFHIAAVAPFGDKGLELTTMRLILSCT, from the coding sequence ATGCTTATCGATTTTACGCCAGCGGATTATCCGCGCCTGATTCGCTGGATAGAGAGTGACGAACTGAATCTGCTGTGGGGCGGACCCACTTATTCGTTTCCACTCACGACCGCACAGATTACCAATCATCTTGCTAACCCACAGTTTGTCCCTTATCTGTTCAAACATCAGCGCAACATTGTGGGATTTATCGAGTTGTATCAGGTAGAACCACACCACAGCCGCTTGTGTCGGGTGTTTATCGACCCAGCCTTCCGTGGGGTTGGGCTGGCGCAAGCGATGTTAAAGGCCGCCATCCAACGGGCGGCGCAACAATTTGGGGCGCATACCATTTCGTTGTCGGTATTTAGCCATAACCACAGCGCGATGCGCTGTTATCAGTCGCTTGGCTTTCACATCGCTGCCGTCGCACCGTTTGGTGATAAGGGGCTGGAATTAACGACTATGCGTCTGATACTTTCATGCACCTGA
- a CDS encoding D-serine ammonia-lyase has translation MMAETLHGKPLQQWFHDFPLLALLVNRQPVCWFNPAATSVNDALSDVPLTAANVADASQRLQRFAPLLQQAFPELEASNGIIESELVPVPAFAATIAQQAGLEAPPSVLLKLDSHLPVAGSVKARGGIYEVLYHAEQLALRHGLLRESDDYRRLLDDDCQQCLRRHKIAVGSTGNLGMSIGIASARLGFDTTVHMSADARQWKKDRLRTHGVRVVEYDGDYGQAVAQGRREALSDPQCHFIDDENSTSLFLGYAVAGERLKAQFAEQGRAVDADHPLFVYLPCGVGGAPGGISFGLKLAFGDHVHCFFAEPTESPCMLMGVYTGLHDQLAVQDVGISNRTTADGLAVGRPSGFVGKAMQRLIDGYYTLTDEDMLALLHVMHDTQHILLEPSALAGAPGFLRLLQEEQGYRQRAPLTPQRCLQGTHVIWATGGGMVPEDEMTRYLQAGVASRQSLQR, from the coding sequence ATGATGGCCGAGACCTTACACGGCAAACCGTTGCAGCAATGGTTCCACGACTTTCCGCTGCTGGCTCTGCTGGTGAATCGCCAACCGGTGTGTTGGTTCAACCCAGCGGCAACTTCCGTAAATGACGCGCTGAGTGACGTGCCGTTAACCGCTGCCAACGTGGCCGACGCCAGTCAGCGTTTGCAACGTTTCGCCCCCTTGCTGCAACAGGCTTTTCCGGAGCTGGAAGCCAGCAACGGCATCATCGAATCAGAGCTGGTGCCCGTGCCGGCATTTGCCGCTACCATCGCCCAACAGGCCGGGCTGGAAGCGCCGCCGTCAGTTTTACTGAAGTTGGACAGTCACTTGCCGGTAGCAGGTTCGGTCAAAGCACGCGGCGGCATTTACGAGGTGTTGTACCATGCCGAACAGCTGGCGTTGCGCCACGGTCTGCTGCGGGAAAGCGATGATTATCGCCGCCTGCTGGATGACGACTGCCAACAGTGCTTGCGCCGTCACAAGATAGCGGTCGGCTCTACCGGCAATCTGGGCATGTCGATCGGCATTGCCAGCGCCCGGCTGGGGTTTGATACCACCGTACATATGTCCGCCGACGCCCGACAGTGGAAGAAAGACCGGCTGCGTACGCACGGTGTGCGGGTGGTGGAGTACGATGGCGATTACGGTCAGGCGGTGGCGCAAGGCCGCCGGGAAGCGCTGTCCGACCCACAGTGCCACTTTATCGACGATGAAAACTCCACATCGCTGTTTCTTGGTTACGCCGTAGCAGGCGAACGGCTGAAAGCACAGTTTGCCGAGCAGGGCCGGGCAGTGGACGCCGATCACCCGTTGTTCGTCTACCTGCCGTGCGGCGTCGGCGGTGCACCCGGCGGCATTAGCTTCGGGCTGAAACTGGCATTTGGCGATCACGTGCACTGCTTTTTCGCCGAACCGACCGAATCCCCCTGCATGTTGATGGGCGTCTACACCGGCTTGCATGATCAATTAGCGGTGCAGGACGTTGGTATCAGTAACCGCACCACGGCGGACGGTCTGGCGGTTGGCCGTCCTTCCGGCTTTGTCGGCAAAGCCATGCAGCGACTGATTGATGGTTACTACACGCTGACGGATGAGGACATGCTGGCGCTGTTGCATGTGATGCACGACACCCAGCACATTCTGCTGGAACCGTCCGCACTGGCGGGCGCGCCGGGCTTTCTGCGGCTGCTGCAGGAAGAGCAGGGCTACCGCCAACGCGCCCCGTTGACGCCACAGCGTTGTCTGCAAGGTACCCATGTCATCTGGGCTACCGGCGGCGGCATGGTGCCGGAAGACGAGATGACTCGCTATCTGCAAGCTGGCGTCGCCAGCCGCCAATCGCTACAAAGGTAA
- a CDS encoding YdgH/BhsA/McbA family protein, with amino-acid sequence MNAIKNIVAVITLATVSFGTFAATEVQQSASQSIGTVSATANTLDGLQANLSEKANAAGAKSFRIISATGSDNQLRGVAELYN; translated from the coding sequence ATGAATGCTATCAAAAATATTGTTGCAGTTATCACCCTGGCTACCGTTTCTTTCGGCACTTTCGCCGCAACAGAAGTTCAGCAGTCTGCCAGTCAGTCCATCGGCACCGTCAGCGCGACTGCCAATACGCTGGATGGTCTGCAGGCCAACCTGTCTGAAAAAGCGAATGCCGCTGGCGCTAAATCGTTCCGTATCATCTCTGCGACCGGCAGCGATAATCAACTGCGCGGTGTGGCTGAACTCTATAACTGA
- a CDS encoding hydroxyacid dehydrogenase, which produces MAYKILLPQEIMQEGREYLESRGYELITGSGMEEEDIIRDIPDCDGIIVRLSKMSDRVFEAAKKLKVVVRHGAGYDTVDLESAKRHGVVVLNAPLANSMSVAELAIFYMLHCSRNFKLVEEKMLEDYYWAKLRTPKVELDEKTLGLIGVGNIGSRVAIKALHGFNMKVIAYDPYKNQDQVPEGVELTDDFDRIFKESDFVSLHCPTTAETMDFIGEKQFSMMKPTAYFINTARGKLVDEKALYHALTSNVIAGAGVDVLKKEPFDPNDPIFQLNNIVIGPHIGAATKEATDRASLHSAIGIDEVLSGKKPSWPVPGF; this is translated from the coding sequence ATGGCGTACAAAATTTTGCTTCCTCAAGAAATTATGCAAGAAGGAAGAGAATATCTGGAAAGTCGTGGTTATGAGTTAATCACAGGTTCCGGGATGGAAGAAGAAGATATTATCCGTGATATCCCGGATTGTGACGGCATTATTGTCCGTTTATCTAAAATGTCCGACCGTGTATTTGAGGCGGCGAAAAAATTGAAAGTCGTGGTGCGTCATGGCGCAGGCTACGACACCGTAGATTTAGAGTCTGCGAAACGCCATGGAGTCGTGGTATTAAATGCACCGCTCGCCAATAGTATGTCTGTAGCCGAACTGGCAATATTTTATATGTTGCATTGCTCGCGTAATTTCAAGCTGGTTGAAGAAAAAATGCTTGAAGATTATTACTGGGCAAAACTGCGTACGCCGAAAGTCGAATTAGATGAAAAAACGCTGGGTTTAATTGGTGTAGGTAATATTGGCTCACGCGTGGCAATTAAGGCGTTACATGGCTTCAATATGAAAGTCATTGCTTATGATCCGTATAAAAACCAGGACCAGGTTCCTGAAGGCGTTGAGCTGACCGACGATTTCGACCGTATTTTTAAAGAAAGCGATTTTGTCTCTCTGCACTGCCCGACAACCGCAGAAACCATGGACTTTATTGGTGAAAAACAATTCTCAATGATGAAGCCGACGGCTTATTTTATCAATACGGCACGGGGCAAACTCGTGGATGAAAAAGCGTTGTATCACGCGTTAACCAGCAATGTAATTGCAGGCGCGGGTGTTGATGTGTTGAAAAAAGAACCCTTCGACCCGAACGACCCTATTTTCCAATTAAACAATATCGTTATTGGTCCGCATATCGGTGCGGCAACCAAAGAAGCGACTGATCGTGCGTCGCTGCATTCCGCCATCGGCATTGATGAAGTGCTGTCAGGTAAAAAACCATCCTGGCCAGTGCCGGGTTTTTAA
- a CDS encoding RraA family protein produces MSIGNRVFTQRPAFDVELLKQYEQLPAANIADTMNRIAVLGNGIKRISSPKKPIMAGYAITVKARAGDNLMLHAALDMASENDVIVVSNEGDRSRALMGEIMVAYAHYTKKIAGIVLDGPIRDIDALSVLDFPLYATGSNPAGPFKEGPGEVNTPIAVGGVAVCPGDLIVGDADGVIVVPLGDAAALLEKAKEYAKFDASKVEAAKNGAASRAWVKKSLDEKGVEFIDDIYR; encoded by the coding sequence ATGTCTATTGGTAATCGTGTTTTTACTCAACGCCCGGCATTTGACGTTGAATTACTGAAACAGTATGAACAACTTCCGGCTGCGAATATCGCGGATACGATGAACCGAATTGCCGTACTGGGAAATGGTATTAAGCGCATATCTTCTCCCAAAAAGCCGATTATGGCGGGCTACGCCATTACGGTAAAAGCGCGTGCTGGCGATAATTTAATGTTGCACGCCGCACTGGATATGGCTAGCGAAAATGATGTGATTGTGGTGTCAAATGAAGGCGACCGTTCTCGTGCATTAATGGGCGAAATTATGGTGGCCTATGCCCATTACACCAAAAAAATCGCCGGTATTGTGCTGGATGGCCCAATCCGGGATATCGATGCCCTTTCAGTACTGGATTTCCCTCTTTATGCCACGGGCTCCAACCCGGCGGGTCCTTTTAAAGAAGGTCCCGGCGAAGTCAATACGCCGATTGCGGTCGGCGGTGTTGCGGTATGTCCTGGCGACCTGATTGTCGGCGATGCGGATGGCGTTATTGTCGTCCCTTTGGGTGATGCCGCTGCATTACTGGAAAAAGCAAAGGAATATGCAAAATTTGATGCCAGCAAAGTCGAAGCCGCTAAGAACGGCGCAGCAAGTCGTGCATGGGTGAAAAAATCATTAGACGAAAAAGGCGTTGAATTTATCGACGATATTTACCGCTGA
- a CDS encoding DASS family sodium-coupled anion symporter, which translates to MLYLKLLPIIFFPVLFWLTPHPVGVSVQTWEMVGIYLAMLCGLVLRPFTDSVVMLIILGIASLFVEPGPLFAGFGSPLVWFIIGAFIICKAFVITGLGKRIAYMLLKRYGKNTLTLGYLMMVTDTLLAPATGSNMSRSGGITYPIFRNIAEALGSKPEEGSRKIGAYLTILMYVVSMGTSILFLTGMATNSITISLANEIMKVNLEWVLWFKAAIVPAGLVLLVSPWILYKLYAPELKTIDNVNEIADKGLRELGPVKREEKLLIVFFLLGILGWMTGSITGIDFIPVGLAFLACLLLFRVLSWDDVVSEKSAWQAFVWYGAFYGCAVALSKGGFYVYLVGVIKTYLDLSQLSEISALGVLVFISLAVRYFFVSNSAFVVSFYPVLFTLGMTTQAHPMYVALSLAFSAGYGALLTHYGNGAGVFTFSSGYVPQKTFWLLGTIMVLVNVLVFFLVGIPYWKLIGI; encoded by the coding sequence ATGCTTTATCTGAAACTCTTACCCATTATATTTTTTCCCGTTTTATTTTGGTTAACTCCACATCCGGTCGGTGTCTCGGTCCAAACCTGGGAAATGGTCGGTATTTATCTGGCAATGCTGTGCGGACTCGTTCTGCGTCCATTCACTGATTCCGTCGTCATGCTGATTATTCTGGGGATAGCATCGTTATTTGTCGAACCCGGTCCGTTGTTTGCCGGTTTTGGTAGCCCATTGGTGTGGTTTATTATCGGCGCCTTTATTATTTGTAAGGCTTTCGTTATTACCGGTTTGGGCAAGCGTATTGCTTATATGCTGCTTAAGCGTTATGGCAAAAATACCCTGACTCTCGGTTATCTGATGATGGTGACGGATACGTTACTCGCGCCGGCGACCGGGTCGAATATGTCCCGCTCAGGGGGGATTACCTACCCCATTTTCAGGAATATCGCAGAAGCGCTGGGTTCCAAACCGGAAGAAGGGAGCCGCAAAATTGGTGCTTACCTCACTATTCTGATGTATGTGGTTTCCATGGGGACATCCATTCTGTTCCTGACCGGTATGGCGACGAACTCAATTACTATTTCTCTCGCCAATGAGATCATGAAGGTGAATCTTGAGTGGGTGTTATGGTTCAAGGCGGCTATTGTTCCTGCCGGACTGGTGCTGCTGGTTTCCCCCTGGATTCTCTATAAGCTTTATGCGCCGGAATTAAAAACCATCGATAATGTTAATGAGATTGCTGATAAGGGGCTTCGGGAACTGGGTCCGGTGAAGCGGGAAGAAAAATTGCTGATTGTTTTCTTCTTGCTGGGGATTTTGGGCTGGATGACCGGTTCTATCACGGGTATTGATTTTATTCCCGTGGGTCTGGCATTTCTGGCGTGTTTACTGTTGTTCCGCGTACTGAGCTGGGATGATGTGGTCAGCGAAAAGTCTGCCTGGCAGGCCTTCGTCTGGTATGGCGCGTTTTATGGTTGCGCGGTTGCCCTGTCAAAAGGCGGTTTTTATGTCTACCTTGTCGGCGTAATCAAAACTTATCTCGACCTGTCGCAACTGAGTGAAATCAGCGCCCTTGGCGTGCTGGTGTTTATCAGCCTCGCGGTGCGGTATTTCTTTGTATCGAATAGTGCCTTCGTCGTTTCCTTCTATCCGGTACTGTTTACTCTGGGTATGACCACGCAAGCACATCCCATGTATGTTGCGCTTTCCCTTGCTTTCTCGGCGGGTTATGGCGCGTTGCTGACGCATTATGGCAACGGTGCGGGCGTATTCACATTTTCAAGCGGTTACGTACCACAAAAAACGTTCTGGTTGCTGGGAACCATTATGGTGCTGGTTAATGTTTTGGTTTTTTTCCTGGTCGGAATTCCTTACTGGAAGCTCATCGGTATTTAA
- a CDS encoding metallo-dependent hydrolase, protein MKLDILIKNGRVVDTDNDDYVSRDIGIIGNRIVDLNQADISEVETVIDAAGCIVMPGLIDFHLHVFHGGTAISVNPDVICLPNGVTSVVDAGSSGWVNYPVFRNTVINTSMVKIKSYLNVVNVGLSTLGGGATGYLENTNPANYNVEKIAQTLAENKENILGLKLRYSQDIARGKNYASDPFFASVALARQLDTSICVHVTDSLLSADELISHFQTNDIYAHCFHGTGNAILDKNGDLYQGIKEAKDRGIIFDCSNGVAHFDFNVAGNAMEQGFYPDIISTDLTLRNSLRTDKVYSLLFVMSKYLNMGMSLFDVIRAVTVTPARLMNMQGRIGTLQPGAFADIAIAKLCKQKITFEDTKGKKIVGDHYIDNCATICNGQIVYRRYSF, encoded by the coding sequence ATGAAACTGGATATTCTGATTAAAAATGGACGGGTTGTTGATACCGATAATGATGATTACGTTAGTCGTGATATTGGTATCATTGGCAACCGGATCGTCGATCTTAATCAAGCTGATATTTCTGAGGTCGAAACGGTTATTGATGCAGCCGGCTGTATTGTGATGCCGGGGCTGATTGATTTCCATTTGCATGTTTTCCATGGTGGGACAGCAATCAGTGTCAACCCCGATGTTATCTGTTTACCCAACGGCGTAACCAGTGTGGTGGATGCGGGAAGCAGTGGTTGGGTTAATTACCCCGTTTTTCGCAATACCGTCATTAACACATCCATGGTGAAAATAAAAAGTTACCTGAATGTGGTTAATGTCGGTCTTTCAACATTGGGCGGTGGTGCTACCGGGTATCTTGAAAATACCAACCCCGCTAACTATAACGTAGAAAAAATTGCGCAAACGCTGGCGGAGAATAAAGAAAATATTCTGGGTCTAAAATTACGTTATAGTCAGGATATCGCCAGAGGAAAAAACTACGCCAGCGATCCGTTCTTTGCATCAGTCGCGCTGGCACGGCAGCTTGATACCTCGATTTGTGTACACGTCACAGATTCGTTGCTGTCGGCAGATGAGCTGATTAGCCATTTCCAAACTAACGACATTTATGCTCACTGCTTTCACGGAACGGGGAACGCCATTCTCGATAAAAATGGAGATCTCTATCAGGGCATTAAAGAAGCGAAAGACAGAGGCATTATTTTTGACTGTTCAAACGGCGTGGCGCATTTTGATTTTAATGTTGCTGGTAACGCGATGGAACAAGGTTTCTATCCCGATATCATCAGTACCGATTTAACACTGAGAAACAGTCTGCGTACCGACAAGGTATACAGCCTGCTTTTCGTCATGTCGAAATATCTCAATATGGGGATGTCTTTGTTTGATGTGATTCGTGCTGTAACGGTGACGCCTGCACGCCTGATGAATATGCAAGGCCGTATCGGTACATTACAACCTGGCGCGTTTGCGGATATCGCCATCGCTAAGCTGTGCAAGCAGAAGATCACATTCGAAGATACAAAAGGCAAGAAAATCGTCGGCGACCATTATATTGATAACTGCGCAACCATCTGTAATGGTCAGATTGTTTATCGTCGTTATAGCTTCTAG
- a CDS encoding sigma-54-dependent Fis family transcriptional regulator: MKNNDIVIFSVSKTITQRISNVLLERELDIPLYEFNYLDVVEKALELIQWGTKIIISRGGTAALLRSSVNIPVVEIAHDIYGIYRIIQEAKNKSQKIAAVGFPQFCNVLRHYQNMTNEEFKICQVYNHYDIESVVKSLADNDYQLVIGGLAVAEMAKKYNLNVVMGDTDNVSIEQALNEAFNLLKYINKENEKLSMSYSALNQSREAIMCIDQTGEIISINEKGSELFQCNPGDKIFKKDAFKDIFGSIINEVDVKDLVMEIDGDIIHITIKHFSNKQSFYSVITGFKQDNSLWINLRSNKKSNLKGFAATYSFSDIIGKSNAISKTIERAKLYAHHDLPVNILGDTGTGKELFAQSIHNASARCAEPFIAINCAAIPESILESELFGYAEGAFTNARKGGKPGVFEMAMNGTVFIDEISEAPLSVQVKLLRVLQEKTFTRLGGDSLIAADFRLITASNKDLSELVKSGDFRQDLYYRINILELRLPALHERSDDVMLIIHDLLSRQGKNLTFTDDAVDFMSNYSWPGNIRELQAIIYRLIVLINVDVVDENILRNISKIKLSDTHDFTENAGSEEVGLLKKQEEKLICHIIKKTDGDRIKASVILGISPTTLWRKMKEYKIND; the protein is encoded by the coding sequence ATGAAAAATAATGATATCGTTATTTTTTCAGTTTCAAAGACGATTACTCAAAGAATTTCAAATGTGTTGCTCGAAAGAGAGCTGGATATTCCTTTGTACGAATTTAATTACCTTGATGTTGTGGAAAAGGCGCTTGAGCTTATCCAATGGGGAACAAAGATTATTATTAGTCGTGGCGGGACCGCGGCATTGCTAAGAAGCAGTGTGAACATTCCCGTCGTTGAAATAGCACATGATATCTATGGCATTTATCGTATCATTCAGGAAGCTAAAAATAAATCTCAGAAAATTGCTGCTGTAGGGTTTCCGCAATTCTGCAATGTCCTTAGACATTATCAGAATATGACTAATGAAGAATTTAAAATATGTCAGGTATATAATCATTACGATATTGAAAGTGTTGTAAAAAGTCTCGCAGATAATGATTATCAGCTGGTGATTGGTGGACTGGCCGTTGCAGAGATGGCTAAAAAGTACAACCTTAATGTCGTGATGGGAGATACCGATAATGTCTCTATTGAGCAGGCGCTTAATGAAGCGTTTAATCTTTTAAAATATATAAATAAAGAAAATGAAAAGCTCTCAATGAGTTATTCAGCTTTAAACCAGTCTCGTGAAGCTATTATGTGTATCGATCAGACTGGAGAGATTATTAGTATAAATGAAAAAGGGAGTGAGTTATTTCAGTGCAATCCTGGTGATAAGATTTTTAAAAAAGACGCTTTCAAAGATATTTTTGGCAGTATAATCAATGAAGTTGATGTTAAAGATCTGGTCATGGAAATTGATGGGGATATTATACATATCACTATTAAGCACTTCTCAAATAAGCAAAGCTTTTATAGTGTGATAACCGGGTTTAAACAAGATAATTCGCTGTGGATTAACTTGCGTAGTAATAAGAAGAGTAACCTTAAAGGGTTTGCGGCTACTTATTCTTTCTCCGATATTATAGGAAAATCAAACGCTATCTCTAAAACGATTGAAAGAGCAAAGCTTTATGCTCATCACGATTTACCTGTTAATATTTTGGGCGACACGGGAACCGGTAAGGAGTTATTCGCACAGAGCATTCATAATGCCAGCGCCAGGTGTGCAGAACCATTTATTGCCATCAATTGCGCAGCAATTCCTGAAAGTATTCTTGAGAGCGAGTTGTTTGGTTATGCAGAGGGTGCATTTACCAATGCCCGAAAGGGAGGAAAACCCGGTGTCTTTGAAATGGCGATGAATGGTACTGTCTTTATCGATGAAATTAGTGAAGCGCCGCTATCAGTACAAGTGAAGTTATTACGAGTATTGCAGGAAAAGACGTTTACCCGCCTTGGTGGTGACTCGTTGATTGCGGCTGATTTTCGACTGATCACTGCCAGCAATAAGGATTTGAGTGAGCTGGTGAAATCCGGGGACTTCAGGCAGGATTTATACTATCGAATTAATATCCTTGAATTAAGATTGCCTGCCTTACATGAAAGATCTGATGATGTAATGCTGATTATTCATGATCTGCTATCCCGACAGGGTAAAAATCTCACATTCACTGATGATGCTGTAGATTTCATGAGTAATTATTCGTGGCCAGGAAACATTCGGGAATTACAGGCAATAATATACAGACTAATCGTTTTGATTAATGTTGATGTTGTTGATGAAAATATTTTACGTAATATAAGTAAAATTAAACTTTCCGATACGCATGATTTTACTGAAAATGCAGGATCGGAAGAGGTGGGTTTATTAAAGAAACAAGAGGAAAAACTGATTTGTCATATAATAAAGAAAACTGATGGTGATCGAATAAAAGCCTCTGTCATTCTTGGTATCAGCCCAACGACACTCTGGCGGAAAATGAAAGAATATAAAATTAACGATTGA